Proteins encoded by one window of Branchiostoma floridae strain S238N-H82 chromosome 6, Bfl_VNyyK, whole genome shotgun sequence:
- the LOC118417351 gene encoding (Lyso)-N-acylphosphatidylethanolamine lipase-like isoform X2, with translation MEDSAKSDELAVAESRSFLGSWLNVKWRPTSMAQLAAAEGRVLQHVKSALESFYVRITGNRRIWTLKVDPKKPEALPIVMVHGFGAGSAIWLLNVDAIAKHRSLYAFDVLGFARSSRPKFSTEADVIEEEFVNSIEEWREGVGLEKFILLGHSFGGFLAASYSIKHPDRVQHLILADPWGFPERTEKAAEEQRARIPFWIKAIGTVVWQFNPLAAVRVAGPWGPGLVQRFRPDLQAKFSEVFDDDTIFNYLYHCNAQSPSGETAFSYMQIPFGWAKNPMLPRMMQLRRDVPVTFIYGARSWMDKESGKQVKAQRQGSYVDVQSVPEAGHHVYADQYQDFNRLVVQVCAKTDKAQLSVKNNVETTI, from the exons ATGGAGGACAGTGCAAAGTCAGACGAGCTGGCCGTCGCAGAATCAAG GTCTTTCCTGGGAAGTTGGCTCAACGTTAAGTGGCGCCCCACATCCATGGCACAGTTAGCCGCAGCTGAGGGGAGGGTGCTACAAC ATGTGAAGTCTGCTTTAGAGAGTTTCTACGTACGAATCACAGGCAACAGAAGGATATGGACTCTAAAGGTAGACCCCAAAAAGCCAGAGGCTCTCCCTATTGTCATGGTACATGGCTTTGGAGCTGGATCCGCTATCTGGTTGTTAAATGTTGATGCCATCGCTAAGCACAGATCGCTGTACGCGTTTGACGTTCTCGGGTTCGCGAGAAGTTCTCGGCCAAAGTTCAGCACAGAAGCAGATGTCATAGAAGAGGAGTTTGTGAACTCTATTGAGGAATGGAGGGAGGGCGTCGGCCTGGAGAAGTTCATCCTGCTGGGACACAGCTTTGGGGGTTTTCTGGCAGCCTCCTACTCCATCAAACACCCAGACAGAGTCCAACATCTGATACTGGCCGACCCCTGGGGATTCCCAGAGAGGACAGAGAAGGCTGCTGAAGAACAGAGAGCTCGG ATACCATTTTGGATCAAGGCTATCGGTACTGTTGTGTGGCAGTTCAACCCCCTAGCAGCAGTCAGGGTAGCAGGGCCCTGGG GCCCAGGTCTTGTACAAAGGTTTCGGCCAGACCTTCAGGCAAAGTTTTCAGAAGTGTTTGATGACGACACGATCTTTAACTACCTCTACCATTGCAATGCCCAGTCTCCGAG TGGTGAGACAGCATTCTCTTACATGCAGATTCCCTTTGGGTGGGCCAAGAACCCGATGCTCCCGCGCATGATGCAGCTACGGCGGGACGTCCCGGTCACGTTCATCTACGGGGCCCGGTCCTGGATGGACAAGGAGTCGGGAAAACAAGTGAAGGCGCAACGGCAGGGCTCGTATGTGGATGTGCAG AGTGTGCCAGAGGCTGGTCACCACGTGTATGCAGACCAGTACCAGGACTTCAACAGGCTGGTGGTGCAAGTTTGTGCAAAGACAGACAAAGCACAGCTGTCTGTGAAGAACAATGTAGAGACAACTATTTAG
- the LOC118417359 gene encoding PSME3-interacting protein-like produces the protein MSGSGISFVTEAQVEETKKKRQEEWEKVRTADQPEECPEEEYDPRSLFDRLEEQKEKKQAEYEEQFKFKNQFRGLEEEETNFLGEVDNIRAKIERQKRQEEWEVIREQRKALELVNEAGEAATSSTSQSPQEQSAKRPTPKPVPNQPRKSQQALLAGAVKRKRSSSDDVKDTSSLPKATKSEDSSSHDTETAQVPDDSRTTTDSAPAVALQTAQVVAVLPGLGAYNYSSDSSDASSDESDVIEVVPILMKGCAGTAASKLAAGGKHQHHRH, from the exons ATGTCCGGCAGCGGCATATCGTTTGTGACAGAGGCGCAGGTAGAGGAGACGAAGAAGAAACGTCAGGAGGAGTGGGAGAAAGTCAGAACCGCCGACCAACCCGAAG AATGCCCAGAGGAGGAGTATGATCCTCGGTCGCTGTTCGACAGACTGGAAGaacagaaggagaagaaacaggCTGAGTACGAGGAACAGTTCAAGTTCA AGAACCAGTTCCGTGGGCTGGAAGAGGAGGAGACAAACTTCCTCGGGGAGGTGGACAACATCCGAGCCAAGATAGAGAGACAGAAGAGACAAGAGGAGTGGGAGGTCATCAGGGAACAGAGA AAAGCTCTAGAACTTGTCAATGAAGCAGGGGAGGCGGCAACTAGCAGCACTTCACAGTCTCCCCAGGAGCAAAGTGCCAAGAGACCCACCCCAAAACCTGTACCCAACCAGCCAAGGAAGTCCCAACAGGCACTACTAGCTGGGGCTGTCAAGAGAAAGAG AAGCAGTAGTGATGATGTAAAAGATACCAGTAGTCTTCCAAAAGCAACAAAGTCTGAAGACAGTTCATCACATG ACACAGAAACAGCGCAGGTACCAGACGACAGTAGAACAACAACAGACAGCGCTCCTGCCGTGGCGTTACAGACAGCGCAGGTGGTGGCGGTGCTTCCCGGTCTGGGCGCGTACAACTACAGCAGTGACTCCAGCGACGCTTCCAGTGACGAGTCTGACGTTATCGAGGTTGTCCCCATCCTGATGAAGGGTTGCGCTGGAACGGCGGCCAGTAAACTTGCAGCAGGGGGGAAACATCAACACCACAGACACTGA
- the LOC118417361 gene encoding BTB/POZ domain-containing protein KCTD6-like has product MSSEDTPVTLNVGGFIYTTLRSTLTRYPESTLSAMFTPAPTLMTDEHGRCFIDRDGKLFRYVLNFLRTSELLLPRNFEELSQLKKEAEFYNIQPFTEALSQYQFGQFATVHVMMSTSSKVHSACFRFLTSDNTTRERVKAALQKAIAKYFELEPEHDYELPEEIYTTPDGLALDVGSMEKTSLNEAHILQALVRAGFTVQGSSHHCCQQNCCEYTWTLVCQSCGVADPIFFTTI; this is encoded by the coding sequence ATGTCGTCTGAAGACACGCCAGTCACCCTGAACGTCGGGGGTTTCATCTACACAACCCTCCGCTCCACGCTGACCCGCTATCCCGAGTCCACCCTGAGCGCCATGTTCACCCCCGCCCCCACCCTCATGACCGACGAGCACGGCCGCTGTTTCATCGACCGAGACGGCAAACTCTTCCGCTACGTCCTCAACTTCCTAAGAACCTCCGAGCTACTTCTTCCAAGGAACTTCGAGGAGCTGAGCCAACTGAAGAAGGAGGCTGAATTCTACAACATCCAGCCGTTTACGGAAGCGCTGAGTCAGTACCAGTTCGGACAGTTTGCCACCGTGCACGTGATGAtgtctacgagctctaaagtGCACAGCGCTTGTTTCAGGTTTCTGACGAGCGACAACACCACAAGAGAACGAGTCAAGGCTGCTCTCCAGAAAGCCATCGCCAAGTACTTCGAACTAGAGCCCGAACATGACTACGAGCTTCCCGAGGAGATATACACCACTCCGGATGGACTGGCACTAGATGTTGGATCGATGGAGAAAACGTCGTTGAACGAGGCACACATTCTCCAGGCGCTGGTCAGAGCTGGGTTTACCGTGCAGGGAAGCAGCCACCACTGCTGTCAGCAGAACTGTTGTGAATACACGTGGACATTGGTGTGTCAGTCCTGCGGCGTCGCAGACCCTATTTTCTTCACAACGATTTGA
- the LOC118417351 gene encoding (Lyso)-N-acylphosphatidylethanolamine lipase-like isoform X1, with product MEDSAKSDELAVAESRSFLGSWLNVKWRPTSMAQLAAAEGRVLQHVKSALESFYVRITGNRRIWTLKVDPKKPEALPIVMVHGFGAGSAIWLLNVDAIAKHRSLYAFDVLGFARSSRPKFSTEADVIEEEFVNSIEEWREGVGLEKFILLGHSFGGFLAASYSIKHPDRVQHLILADPWGFPERTEKAAEEQRARVPLWIKAVGSVLLNFNPLAAVRAAGPWGPGLVQRFRPDLQAKFSEVFDDDTIFNYLYHCNAQSPSGETAFSYMQIPFGWAKNPMLPRMMQLRRDVPVTFIYGARSWMDKESGKQVKAQRQGSYVDVQSVPEAGHHVYADQYQDFNRLVVQVCAKTDKAQLSVKNNVETTI from the exons ATGGAGGACAGTGCAAAGTCAGACGAGCTGGCCGTCGCAGAATCAAG GTCTTTCCTGGGAAGTTGGCTCAACGTTAAGTGGCGCCCCACATCCATGGCACAGTTAGCCGCAGCTGAGGGGAGGGTGCTACAAC ATGTGAAGTCTGCTTTAGAGAGTTTCTACGTACGAATCACAGGCAACAGAAGGATATGGACTCTAAAGGTAGACCCCAAAAAGCCAGAGGCTCTCCCTATTGTCATGGTACATGGCTTTGGAGCTGGATCCGCTATCTGGTTGTTAAATGTTGATGCCATCGCTAAGCACAGATCGCTGTACGCGTTTGACGTTCTCGGGTTCGCGAGAAGTTCTCGGCCAAAGTTCAGCACAGAAGCAGATGTCATAGAAGAGGAGTTTGTGAACTCTATTGAGGAATGGAGGGAGGGCGTCGGCCTGGAGAAGTTCATCCTGCTGGGACACAGCTTTGGGGGTTTTCTGGCAGCCTCCTACTCCATCAAACACCCAGACAGAGTCCAACATCTGATACTGGCCGACCCCTGGGGATTCCCAGAGAGGACAGAGAAGGCTGCTGAAGAACAGAGAGCTCGG GTGCCATTATGGATCAAGGCTGTTGGTTCTGTGCTCCTGAACTTCAACCCTCTCGCTGCTGTGAGGGCGGCTGGGCCCTGGG GCCCAGGTCTTGTACAAAGGTTTCGGCCAGACCTTCAGGCAAAGTTTTCAGAAGTGTTTGATGACGACACGATCTTTAACTACCTCTACCATTGCAATGCCCAGTCTCCGAG TGGTGAGACAGCATTCTCTTACATGCAGATTCCCTTTGGGTGGGCCAAGAACCCGATGCTCCCGCGCATGATGCAGCTACGGCGGGACGTCCCGGTCACGTTCATCTACGGGGCCCGGTCCTGGATGGACAAGGAGTCGGGAAAACAAGTGAAGGCGCAACGGCAGGGCTCGTATGTGGATGTGCAG AGTGTGCCAGAGGCTGGTCACCACGTGTATGCAGACCAGTACCAGGACTTCAACAGGCTGGTGGTGCAAGTTTGTGCAAAGACAGACAAAGCACAGCTGTCTGTGAAGAACAATGTAGAGACAACTATTTAG
- the LOC118417364 gene encoding guanine nucleotide exchange factor MSS4-like, whose product MEELLSDGEKNAKTVTCQRCGSVVLKPNNATLVKKEKFLPSMRKKTEGTDAGGDTLQDFWLVTDMYTFENVGFTNTVENIKFLICADCEIGPIGWHDLSDKQAFYVALERVEHK is encoded by the exons ATGGAGGAGCTACTATCAGACGGAGAGAAGAATGCGAAGACTGTGACGTGTCAGCGCTGTGGCAGTGTGGTACTGAAACCGAACAACGCTACGCTGGTCAAGAAAGAG AAGTTCCTTCCCAGCATGAGGAAGAAGACGGAAGGTACAGATGCGGGCGGGGACACCCTGCAGGACTTCTGGCTGGTGACGGACATGTACACGTTCGAGAACGTCGGTTTCACCAACACCGTAGAAAACATCAAGTTCCTGATCTGTGCAGACTGTGAAATTGGACCAATCGGATGGCACGACCTCAGTGACAAGCAGGCCTTCTACGTGGCGCTAGAAAGGGTGGAGCATAAATAG
- the LOC118417360 gene encoding BTB/POZ domain-containing protein KCTD15-like has protein sequence MSPPVALNVGGHIYTTSLSTLTSYPDSMLGAMFSGDIPTGRDDQGRYFIDRDGELFRFVLNFLRTTELLLPDDFKEISQLKKEADFYQIQPLIEELRKEEVRAMCPRGEGDVLIVEHIFNKNAGGNEYRVVVSRTQPECRLQEVKQVLSSLAVECNRQELLPAWIRNLRVSVRIEEKWKWSFELIATFTDGGGMPRAANIEAVVPITALLRAYMDTGYVLQGGPTPVLQHDPKEAEKWVLVRKRKTPSSTS, from the coding sequence ATGTCTCCCCCTGTGGCGTTAAACGTTGGCGGTCACATCTACACGACATCGCTGTCCACTCTCACCAGCTACCCGGACTCGATGTTGGGGGCGATGTTCAGCGGTGATATACCCACGGGGAGGGACGACCAAGGACGCTACTTCATCGACAGAGATGGCGAGCTCTTCCGCTTCGTCTTGAACTTTCTCCGCACCACGGAGCTGCTGCTGCCCGACGACTTCAAGGAAATCTCCCAGTTGAAGAAGGAGGCTGATTTCTACCAGATCCAGCCGTTAATCGAGGAGCTGAGGAAGGAGGAAGTGAGAGCGATGTGCCCGAGAGGGGAGGGCGACGTTCTCATCGTAGAGCACATTTTCAACAAGAACGCGGGTGGAAACGAGTACAGGGTTGTGGTCAGTAGAACACAGCCAGAGTGCAGGCTACAGGAGGTCAAACAAGTGTTGTCAAGCCTAGCCGTGGAGTGTAACAGACAGGAGCTTCTACCGGCATGGATACGGAACCTTCGCGTATCGGTCCGTATAGAGGAGAAGTGGAAATGGTCCTTCGAGCTGATCGCGACCTTCACCGACGGCGGAGGCATGCCGCGAGCGGCGAACATCGAGGCAGTGGTGCCCATCACCGCGCTACTCAGGGCATATATGGACACGGGGTACGTTTTGCAAGGGGGGCCGACTCCCGTGCTACAACACGACCCCAAGGAAGCGGAGAAATGGGTGCTAGTGAGGAAACGAAAAACGCCTTCTAGTACGTCGTAG
- the LOC118417350 gene encoding (Lyso)-N-acylphosphatidylethanolamine lipase-like gives MTDVSVPQQEQSSSREPRCRLGRRLKWRPTSSAHLAAAETRVLQHVKSKVERFYIPISNNRRVWTLKVDSPNPEALPIVLIHGFGAGVGFWLLNIDALAKHRAVYAFDVLGFGQSSRPKFGTDADAVEETFVNSIEEWREGVGLEKFILLGHSFGGFLASSYSIKHPDRVKHLILADPWGFPERTEEAAEEQRARIPVWMRAIGSILLRFNPLSPFRAAGPWGPKLVRRARPDLQAKFVDAFEDFTVIDYLYHCNAQPPSAEVAFSHLQIPYGFARNAMLPRMTQLREDVPITFIFGGDSWMDSRPGKQTKVLREESYVDVMYIPEAGHHVYADQPDKFNRKVVWVCNNVDRAHQSETMQTMETSI, from the exons ATGACGGACGTCAGCGTCCCGCAACAGGAACAATCGTCTAGCCGCGAACCCAG GTGCCGGTTGGGAAGGCGGCTGAAGTGGCGCCCGACGTCTTCAGCTCACCTCGCCGCCGCTGAGACAAGGGTCCTGCAGC ATGTGAAGTCAAAAGTGGAGAGATTCTACATCCCGATCTCCAACAACAGAAGGGTATGGACCCTGAAAGTGGACTCCCCAAATCCAGAGGCCCTTCCGATCGTCCTGATTCACGGTTTCGGAGCTGGAGTAGGTTTCTGGTTACTAAACATTGACGCACTCGCCAAGCACAGAGCTGTCTATGCTTTTGACGTGCTGGGCTTTGGGCAAAGTTCTCGGCCAAAGTTTGGCACCGACGCAGACGCTGTGGAAGAGACATTTGTGAACTCTATCGAGGAATGGAGGGAGGGTGTCGGGCTGGAGAAGTTCATCCTGCTGGGACACAGCTTTGGGGGTTTTCTGGCATCCTCTTACTCCATCAAACACCCAGACAGAGTCAAACATCTGATACTGGCCGACCCCTGGGGATTcccagagaggacagaagaggctGCTGAGGAACAGAGAGCTCGG ATCCCAGTCTGGATGAGAGCGATTGGTTCCATACTGCTGCGCTTCAACCCACTGTCACCCTTCAGAGCAGCAGGGCCTTGGG GTCCAAAACTCGTAAGGAGGGCAAGACCAGATCTTCAAGCCAAGTTTGTCGATGCTTTTGAGGACTTCACTGTCATTGACTACCTCTACCACTGCAATGCACAGCCCCCAAG TGCTGAGGTGGCGTTCAGCCACTTACAGATCCCGTATGGCTTTGCCAGGAATGCCATGCTGCCCCGCATGACACAGCTCAGGGAGGATGTGCCCATCACGTTCATCTTCGGTGGTGATTCCTGGATGGACAGCAGGCCAGGGAAGCAGACAAAGGTTCTAAGGGAGGAGTCGTATGTAGACGTAATG TACATTCCGGAGGCGGGGCACCACGTGTATGCTGACCAACCAGACAAGTTCAACAGGAAGGTGGTGTGGGTTTGTAATAATGTGGACAGAGCACACCAGTCAGAAACTATGCAAACTATGGAGACAAGCATCTAA